One stretch of Pseudomonas sp. NC02 DNA includes these proteins:
- a CDS encoding outer membrane assembly lipoprotein YfiO: MRIGLLSPLALALLATLPFQAHASGDDSCYPDWRVSRNSLDVCSNLPFLSPGNDSRVNLRLLLADKNVMPLAPNALGEQDVSEGFGPVPFPVYRLMPAADEPDNKPDDSRTAELDALLSPLGIKRDDAKTAGEAFLSGEGSRCRSNADDSAAAFISQVVKADVPQAERQLLAKLRLQMLGSCSSDGVAAGEADQIKSADGQALLTYLKAAGDFYSGRFSDAQKGFAGLTSSSLPWLKETALYMTARTALNDAQQNAFDEYGTPSLEHVDKSALQRAESAFNDYLKTYPQGEYAASARGLLRRVHWLAPNPDKLADDFAWQLTQATDAQRNVSLDELVQEADTKLLTSTTAPVGNPLILALNDLMWMRAGEPPKLTREALDAQKAVFAQEPALYAYVQAAFALNVEHQPDRTLKLLPQDVPSNLDYFAFSQQTLRGLALEAKEDWKAAEALWLQLLPLTKQPLQRDQLELALAMNYERSGQLAKVFAADSPISAKQVRYILLRNVAGPDLLRQQLAHAEDPVERQTAQFTLLYKDLLRGQFETFAEDLKQLPASVPDDKLGTSLGYVYSGGQSLRLFQWNGDKAESGYTCPSIAQIASTLQADPKNPQGLNCLGEFVLRNGLDGMPLEQARSAGSLGSTASPFKGETFSRLEGYKRVIGNPKAPRNDKAYALFRAINCYGPSGYNSCGGEDVDKNVRKGWFRQLKTGFADTQWGKSLQYYW, translated from the coding sequence ATGCGCATCGGTCTTCTGTCACCCCTGGCACTGGCATTGCTCGCCACCCTTCCCTTCCAGGCCCACGCCAGCGGCGATGACTCTTGCTACCCGGATTGGCGGGTGTCGCGCAACAGCCTGGACGTGTGCAGCAACCTGCCCTTCCTGAGCCCCGGCAATGACAGCCGGGTCAACCTGCGGCTGTTGCTGGCGGACAAAAACGTCATGCCGCTGGCGCCGAATGCCTTGGGCGAGCAGGACGTGTCCGAAGGATTTGGCCCGGTGCCCTTTCCGGTGTATCGGCTTATGCCGGCTGCGGATGAGCCCGACAACAAACCCGACGACTCGCGCACCGCCGAACTGGATGCACTGCTCAGCCCGCTGGGCATCAAGCGCGACGACGCCAAGACCGCCGGTGAAGCCTTCCTTTCCGGCGAAGGCAGCCGCTGCCGCAGCAACGCCGATGACAGTGCCGCCGCGTTTATCAGCCAGGTGGTGAAGGCCGATGTACCGCAGGCCGAGCGCCAGTTACTGGCCAAGCTGCGGCTGCAGATGCTCGGCAGTTGTTCCTCGGACGGCGTAGCGGCAGGCGAGGCCGACCAAATCAAATCGGCAGACGGCCAGGCATTGCTCACCTACCTGAAAGCCGCCGGGGACTTTTACAGCGGACGCTTCAGCGATGCGCAAAAAGGTTTTGCCGGGCTGACGAGCAGCTCGCTGCCCTGGCTGAAGGAAACAGCGCTGTACATGACCGCCCGCACCGCGCTGAACGACGCCCAGCAAAATGCCTTCGATGAATACGGCACACCGTCGCTTGAGCATGTGGATAAGTCTGCCCTGCAACGGGCCGAAAGCGCTTTCAACGACTACCTGAAAACTTATCCACAGGGCGAATACGCCGCCTCCGCCCGTGGCCTGTTGCGCCGGGTGCACTGGCTGGCGCCCAACCCCGACAAACTGGCGGACGACTTTGCCTGGCAACTGACCCAGGCCACCGATGCCCAGCGCAACGTGTCGCTGGATGAACTGGTGCAGGAAGCCGACACCAAGCTGCTGACCAGCACCACGGCACCTGTGGGCAACCCGCTGATCCTGGCCCTCAACGACCTGATGTGGATGCGTGCCGGCGAGCCGCCGAAGCTCACGCGTGAAGCGCTCGATGCACAAAAAGCGGTGTTCGCGCAGGAGCCCGCGCTGTATGCCTACGTGCAGGCGGCGTTTGCCCTGAACGTCGAGCATCAGCCCGACCGTACCTTGAAGCTGCTGCCGCAAGACGTGCCGTCGAATCTCGACTACTTCGCTTTCAGCCAACAGACCCTGCGTGGCCTCGCGCTGGAAGCCAAGGAAGACTGGAAAGCCGCCGAAGCGCTGTGGCTGCAACTGCTGCCGCTGACCAAGCAACCGTTGCAACGTGACCAGCTGGAGCTGGCATTGGCGATGAACTACGAACGCAGCGGCCAGCTGGCCAAGGTATTCGCCGCCGATTCGCCGATCAGTGCCAAGCAGGTGCGCTATATCCTGCTGCGCAACGTCGCCGGTCCCGACCTGCTGCGCCAACAGCTTGCCCATGCCGAAGACCCGGTAGAGCGCCAGACCGCACAATTCACGCTGCTCTATAAAGACCTGCTGCGCGGCCAGTTCGAGACCTTTGCCGAGGACCTCAAGCAACTGCCCGCCTCGGTTCCCGATGACAAGCTCGGCACCAGCCTGGGCTACGTCTACAGCGGCGGCCAGTCGTTGAGACTGTTCCAGTGGAACGGTGACAAGGCCGAGTCCGGCTACACCTGCCCGAGCATCGCGCAAATCGCCAGCACCTTGCAGGCCGATCCGAAAAACCCGCAGGGCCTGAACTGCCTGGGGGAATTCGTCCTGCGTAACGGCCTGGACGGCATGCCCCTGGAACAAGCGCGCTCCGCCGGCAGCCTGGGCAGCACTGCCTCGCCCTTCAAGGGTGAAACCTTCTCGCGACTGGAGGGCTACAAGCGGGTGATCGGCAATCCCAAGGCACCGCGAAACGACAAGGCCTACGCGCTGTTTCGTGCCATCAACTGCTACGGACCTTCGGGCTACAACAGTTGCGGTGGCGAAGACGTCGACAAGAACGTGCGCAAAGGCTGGTTCCGCCAGTTGAAAACCGGGTTCGCCGACACCCAGTGGGGCAAGTCGCTGCAGTACTACTGGTAA
- a CDS encoding glycosyltransferase family 39 protein produces MAEQDNKAGALPVLNPGLWENAGWLARLWWVPLVALAMAMRFYGLTASAIWGDEGSSLLLAEYSLEDLWFHAAHDVHPPLYFFMLRGWIEVFGDSIFSLRSMSAIPGVVAVGLGIWLTRLIATRRAAVLAGILLALLPTAVRYSQEVRMYSLLGVWLLAATLALVYWVRQPERKRYLVAYALLMTAAFYTHYFTALCVLVHWSWLLLLRQPRAGGLRLVTRAGWWLANIAIVLLYLPWLPNLLGLVQHTEELKVGGDIGWEDPVNLYSVPSMVWQFLIQDPGDHLWRPLFVVFPLLLMALVGVTAWRDQSRFRFGWLLGLFFMLPVLLVYGVSFISPVFIERYLTAYAMSLPIIVALAVDRLSPRLPLAAAAVFVLFVGVELVGVKTNSTVDEHDQFNVVVEFVNRNYQEDDRIVISDMLWYLPYVYYDETDAQLQLFTPPTAAGKSTRPNAYGFGTLVDQDGGRIYLDRLSALPAEIQRVWLISAAEPPDEFAPLPAGWRQLSQQDGGGARARLFVLCNAPAGVHREGCD; encoded by the coding sequence GTGGCGGAACAAGACAACAAGGCCGGGGCATTGCCCGTGCTCAATCCTGGCCTTTGGGAGAATGCCGGCTGGCTGGCTCGGTTGTGGTGGGTACCGCTGGTGGCGTTGGCCATGGCCATGCGTTTCTATGGCCTGACCGCCTCCGCCATCTGGGGCGATGAAGGTTCAAGCCTGCTGCTCGCCGAGTATTCCCTGGAAGACCTGTGGTTTCACGCCGCACATGACGTTCATCCGCCGCTGTATTTCTTCATGCTGCGCGGCTGGATCGAGGTGTTCGGCGACAGCATTTTCTCCCTGCGCAGCATGAGTGCGATCCCCGGTGTGGTCGCAGTCGGCCTGGGAATCTGGCTGACACGACTGATCGCGACCCGTCGCGCGGCGGTGCTGGCCGGGATTCTGTTGGCGTTGCTGCCCACGGCAGTGCGCTACAGCCAGGAAGTGCGGATGTATTCGCTGCTGGGCGTGTGGCTGCTGGCCGCCACCCTGGCCTTGGTGTATTGGGTCCGCCAGCCTGAGCGCAAGCGCTATCTGGTGGCCTATGCGCTGTTGATGACGGCAGCCTTCTACACCCACTATTTCACCGCGTTGTGCGTACTGGTGCATTGGTCATGGCTGCTGTTGCTGCGCCAGCCACGGGCCGGCGGCCTGCGCCTGGTCACGCGCGCGGGCTGGTGGTTGGCCAACATTGCCATTGTGTTGCTGTACTTGCCCTGGCTCCCGAATCTGCTGGGCCTGGTGCAGCACACCGAAGAACTCAAGGTGGGCGGTGATATTGGCTGGGAAGACCCGGTCAACCTGTATTCCGTGCCGTCGATGGTGTGGCAGTTCCTCATTCAGGACCCGGGCGACCACTTGTGGCGACCGCTCTTTGTGGTGTTTCCGTTATTGCTGATGGCGCTGGTCGGTGTGACTGCCTGGCGCGATCAAAGCCGCTTTCGCTTTGGCTGGCTGCTGGGGCTTTTTTTCATGCTGCCAGTGCTGCTGGTCTATGGGGTTTCGTTTATTTCCCCGGTGTTTATCGAGCGTTATCTCACCGCCTACGCGATGAGTTTGCCGATCATCGTGGCGTTGGCCGTCGACCGTCTGTCGCCGCGCCTGCCGCTCGCAGCGGCGGCAGTCTTCGTGTTGTTTGTCGGGGTCGAGCTGGTGGGCGTGAAAACCAACTCCACCGTCGATGAGCATGATCAATTCAACGTGGTGGTGGAGTTCGTCAATCGCAACTACCAGGAAGATGACCGCATCGTCATCAGCGACATGCTGTGGTACCTGCCCTACGTCTATTACGACGAGACCGACGCCCAGTTGCAGCTTTTCACACCGCCGACCGCCGCCGGCAAGTCCACCCGGCCTAATGCCTATGGTTTTGGCACCCTGGTGGACCAGGATGGCGGGCGCATCTACCTTGATCGCTTGTCGGCGTTACCCGCCGAGATCCAGCGTGTATGGCTGATCAGCGCCGCGGAGCCGCCGGATGAGTTTGCCCCGTTGCCGGCCGGATGGCGTCAGCTCAGCCAGCAGGACGGCGGCGGCGCGCGGGCCCGGCTGTTCGTGCTGTGTAACGCGCCAGCGGGCGTGCACCGTGAGGGCTGCGATTAA
- a CDS encoding DUF2789 domain-containing protein, whose amino-acid sequence MESPVHNLPSLFKQLGLPDDPVSIERFIAVHSPLKPELHLAEAFFWTPAQRAFLREEILEDADWAEVVDELNLRLREGRGV is encoded by the coding sequence ATGGAATCCCCAGTCCACAACTTGCCATCGTTGTTCAAACAGCTCGGTTTGCCCGATGACCCGGTCAGCATCGAGCGGTTCATCGCGGTCCACTCTCCACTCAAGCCCGAATTGCATCTGGCGGAAGCGTTTTTCTGGACGCCGGCTCAGCGGGCGTTTTTGCGTGAAGAGATTCTGGAGGACGCGGATTGGGCGGAGGTGGTGGATGAGTTGAATTTGCGATTGAGAGAGGGGCGAGGAGTCTAG
- a CDS encoding type II toxin-antitoxin system RelE/ParE family toxin codes for MRVAWTPEAAQDRRDIWDFLFEKNPQAAADMDRRFSSAVLGLAKHPETGPLGRITGTREVIPHPSYRLAYQLEPDVVGIVALAHTARQWPPEKATAS; via the coding sequence ATGAGGGTTGCCTGGACGCCGGAAGCGGCGCAGGACCGTAGGGATATCTGGGACTTTTTATTTGAAAAAAACCCACAAGCCGCAGCCGATATGGATCGACGCTTCAGCAGTGCAGTGCTGGGGTTGGCAAAACACCCAGAAACCGGCCCACTCGGCAGGATCACAGGCACACGCGAAGTCATTCCTCATCCAAGCTACCGCCTTGCTTACCAACTTGAGCCCGACGTAGTAGGGATCGTGGCGCTTGCGCACACCGCTCGCCAATGGCCACCAGAGAAAGCAACCGCCTCTTGA
- a CDS encoding MarR family winged helix-turn-helix transcriptional regulator, with amino-acid sequence MNISSSMVVGARTWRKICQTTLVSYGISEACAVPLLMIGRLGDGVHQVKVAQAAGMESPSLVRLLDQLCSSGYVCRTEDIHDRRAKALSLTARGRELVQAVEQQLVRLRREVLATIDPDDLEAALRVLRAFEGANQHPMVVSS; translated from the coding sequence ATGAACATCAGCAGCAGCATGGTGGTAGGTGCCAGGACCTGGCGCAAAATCTGCCAGACCACGCTCGTCAGCTATGGCATCTCCGAAGCCTGCGCTGTGCCGCTGCTGATGATCGGCCGCCTCGGCGACGGTGTGCACCAGGTGAAGGTAGCCCAGGCCGCCGGGATGGAAAGCCCGTCCCTGGTGCGCCTGTTGGATCAGCTGTGCAGTTCCGGCTATGTGTGCCGCACCGAAGACATCCACGACCGCCGCGCCAAGGCCTTGAGCCTCACCGCGCGTGGCCGCGAGCTGGTGCAGGCAGTGGAACAGCAACTGGTGCGCCTGCGCCGCGAGGTGCTGGCGACAATCGACCCCGATGACCTGGAAGCTGCTTTGCGTGTACTGCGGGCCTTCGAAGGTGCCAATCAACATCCCATGGTTGTGAGTTCTTGA
- a CDS encoding FUSC family protein translates to MNGFFTGMPPARDWFYGVRTFAASMIALYIAMLMQMPRPYWAMATVYIVSSPFVGPTSSKALYRAVGTFMGAAAAVFFVPMFVQTPYLLVVVIALWTGILLFLSLHLRTANSYALMLAGYTLPLIALPVVDNPLAVWDVAEARTEEIFLGIAVAAVVGAMFWPRRLAPVFDDSVSKWFADAQVYSQRFLSRNVQPEEISTLRGGMVATFNTLELMIGQLPHEGSRPQTVRNTKELRGRMIHLLPVIDALDDAVYALEHRAPELLERFTPLLTAANEWLASTQKDAPLERWRVLRDQIEALQPDADALDDRHQLLFSNALYRLGEWVDLWQDCRSLQAAIQCESQDSWRAVYRHWRLGRLTPFLDRGLMFYSAFSTVTAIIVASVLWILLGWTDGGSAVILAAVACSFFASMDDPAPQIYRFFFWTAMSVLFASLYLFLVLPNLHDFPMLVLAFSVPFICIGTLTVQPRFYLGMLLTLVNTSSFISIQGAYDADFLAFANSNLAGPVGLLFAFVWTLIARPFGAELAAKRLTRFSWRDIVTLTEPATLAEHRKMGVQMLDRLMQHLPRLAMTGQDTGIALREVRVALNLLDLLAYSPRILGVPRVLLNQVVEGVGGYFKACLKAGERLPAPSGLLMTLDRTRRALNGQGLQGEDETRLHLLHALSGLRLALLPGVEFLGGTEMEAPLPDGAPL, encoded by the coding sequence TTGAACGGATTTTTTACCGGCATGCCGCCGGCCAGGGATTGGTTCTACGGCGTAAGGACATTCGCCGCTTCAATGATCGCGTTGTACATCGCCATGCTGATGCAAATGCCGCGTCCGTATTGGGCGATGGCCACGGTGTATATCGTTTCCAGCCCGTTTGTCGGCCCTACCAGTTCCAAGGCGCTGTACCGGGCGGTCGGTACCTTCATGGGCGCCGCCGCTGCGGTGTTTTTTGTGCCGATGTTTGTGCAGACGCCTTACCTGCTGGTGGTGGTGATCGCGCTGTGGACCGGGATTCTGCTGTTCCTGTCCCTGCACCTGCGCACCGCCAACAGCTATGCGCTGATGCTGGCCGGCTACACCTTGCCGCTGATCGCCCTGCCGGTGGTGGATAACCCGCTGGCGGTGTGGGATGTGGCCGAAGCGCGGACCGAAGAGATCTTCCTTGGCATCGCCGTGGCGGCGGTGGTGGGGGCGATGTTCTGGCCGCGACGCCTGGCGCCGGTGTTCGATGACTCGGTGAGCAAGTGGTTTGCCGACGCCCAGGTCTACAGCCAGCGCTTCCTCAGCCGCAACGTGCAACCCGAGGAAATCAGCACCCTGCGCGGCGGCATGGTCGCTACCTTCAACACCCTGGAATTGATGATCGGCCAACTGCCCCACGAGGGCTCCCGGCCGCAAACGGTGCGCAATACAAAGGAGCTGCGCGGGCGGATGATCCACCTGCTGCCGGTGATCGACGCACTGGACGACGCCGTGTACGCCCTGGAACACCGCGCGCCGGAATTGCTCGAGCGCTTCACGCCGCTGCTGACCGCCGCCAACGAGTGGCTGGCCAGCACGCAAAAGGATGCGCCCCTCGAACGCTGGCGTGTCCTGCGCGACCAGATCGAAGCCCTGCAACCCGATGCCGACGCCCTGGATGACCGCCATCAGTTGCTGTTCTCCAACGCCCTGTATCGCCTGGGCGAGTGGGTGGATCTGTGGCAAGACTGCCGCAGCCTGCAAGCCGCCATCCAGTGCGAAAGCCAGGACAGCTGGCGCGCAGTTTACCGCCACTGGCGCCTGGGCCGGCTGACGCCATTCCTCGACCGTGGCCTGATGTTCTACTCGGCGTTTTCCACCGTCACCGCGATCATCGTCGCCTCGGTGTTGTGGATCCTGCTGGGCTGGACCGACGGTGGCAGCGCGGTGATCCTCGCGGCGGTGGCCTGCAGCTTCTTCGCCTCCATGGACGACCCGGCGCCGCAGATCTACCGGTTCTTTTTCTGGACCGCGATGTCGGTGCTGTTCGCCAGCCTCTACCTGTTTCTGGTGCTGCCCAACCTGCACGATTTCCCGATGCTGGTGCTGGCGTTTTCGGTGCCCTTTATCTGCATCGGTACACTGACGGTACAGCCGCGTTTCTACCTCGGCATGCTGCTGACGCTGGTCAACACCTCGTCGTTCATCAGCATCCAGGGTGCCTACGACGCGGACTTCCTGGCCTTTGCCAACTCCAACCTGGCGGGCCCGGTGGGCCTGTTGTTCGCCTTTGTCTGGACCCTGATTGCCCGGCCGTTCGGCGCTGAGCTTGCGGCCAAGCGCCTGACCCGTTTCAGCTGGCGCGACATCGTCACCCTGACCGAGCCTGCGACCCTGGCCGAACACCGCAAGATGGGCGTGCAAATGCTCGACCGCCTGATGCAACACCTGCCGCGCCTGGCCATGACCGGCCAGGACACCGGCATCGCCCTGCGGGAAGTGCGGGTGGCGCTGAACCTGCTGGACCTGCTGGCGTACTCGCCGCGCATCCTCGGGGTGCCGCGGGTGTTGTTGAACCAGGTGGTGGAAGGCGTCGGCGGTTACTTCAAGGCCTGCCTCAAGGCCGGTGAACGTCTGCCGGCCCCCAGCGGTCTGCTGATGACCCTCGACCGTACCCGCCGCGCCCTCAACGGCCAGGGCCTGCAAGGCGAGGACGAAACCCGCCTGCATTTGTTGCACGCCCTCAGCGGCTTGCGCCTGGCGCTGTTGCCCGGCGTGGAATTTCTTGGCGGCACAGAGATGGAAGCGCCGTTACCCGATGGAGCGCCTTTATGA
- a CDS encoding DUF1656 domain-containing protein, which produces MIGDLDISGVFLPTLLVLMGITYVLYLVVHGLLTRVHFYRLVWHRALFNVGLYALLLGAVDSLSRYLMT; this is translated from the coding sequence ATGATCGGTGATCTGGATATCAGCGGGGTGTTCCTGCCCACGTTGCTGGTGCTGATGGGCATTACGTATGTGTTGTACCTGGTGGTGCACGGGCTGTTGACCCGCGTCCACTTCTATCGCCTGGTCTGGCACCGGGCATTGTTCAATGTGGGTCTCTACGCTCTGTTGCTGGGCGCAGTGGATTCACTCAGTCGATACCTCATGACATGA
- a CDS encoding efflux RND transporter periplasmic adaptor subunit yields the protein MKKPFLTIGRVVLTLLVVTFACVVVWRMVMYYMFAPWTRDGHIRADIVQIAPDVSGLIQQVDVRDNQLVVRGQVLFSVDQDRFKLALRQAQAAVADRQETLAQAVRENKRNRGLGNLVASEQLEESQSRVARAQSALAESQVAVDAAQLNLDRSVIRSPVDGYINDRAPRNQEFVTAGRPVLSVVDSNSFHIDGYFEETKLDGIHVGQSVDIRVIGDNARLRGHVQSIVAGIEDRDRTSGSNLLPNVNPAFSWVRLAQRIPVRIAFDDVPADFRMIAGRTATVSIIDDQPKSENKP from the coding sequence ATGAAAAAACCTTTTTTGACCATTGGCCGTGTAGTCCTGACGTTACTGGTGGTGACCTTCGCCTGCGTCGTGGTGTGGCGCATGGTGATGTACTACATGTTCGCGCCGTGGACCCGTGACGGCCACATCCGTGCCGACATCGTGCAGATCGCCCCGGACGTGTCCGGGCTGATCCAGCAAGTGGACGTGCGCGACAACCAGTTGGTGGTGCGCGGCCAGGTGCTGTTCTCCGTCGACCAGGACCGTTTCAAGCTGGCCCTGCGCCAGGCCCAGGCCGCCGTGGCCGACCGTCAGGAAACCCTGGCCCAGGCCGTGCGCGAGAACAAGCGTAACCGTGGCCTCGGCAACCTGGTGGCCAGCGAGCAACTGGAAGAAAGCCAGTCCCGCGTCGCCCGTGCCCAATCGGCCCTGGCCGAGTCGCAAGTGGCGGTGGATGCCGCGCAACTCAACCTGGACCGCTCGGTGATCCGCAGCCCCGTGGACGGCTACATCAACGACCGTGCGCCGCGTAACCAGGAGTTCGTGACCGCCGGGCGTCCGGTGTTGTCGGTGGTGGACAGCAACTCCTTCCACATCGACGGCTACTTTGAAGAGACCAAGCTCGACGGCATTCACGTCGGCCAGAGCGTCGACATCCGCGTGATCGGCGACAACGCTCGTCTGCGCGGGCATGTGCAGAGCATCGTCGCCGGTATCGAAGACCGTGACCGCACCAGCGGCTCCAACCTGCTACCGAACGTCAACCCGGCGTTCAGCTGGGTGCGCCTGGCCCAGCGGATTCCGGTGCGCATTGCGTTTGACGATGTGCCGGCAGACTTCCGCATGATTGCCGGGCGCACCGCCACCGTGTCGATCATCGACGACCAACCCAAGTCGGAGAACAAGCCATGA
- a CDS encoding efflux transporter outer membrane subunit: MKRLLATAGLGLLLSACQVVGPDYKLPDKAAVNRGDLQGQLAGEGSNVVSAPVPADWWKLYQDPRLDKLVEQAMASNTDLRVAAANLQRSRYQVQQAESAGGWSAGAKAEAQRLQESGEAYLLTEKVPVANIGSASISTSYQFDLFGTLQRGIESSQATADAAQAASDIARITLVADVVRSYTQVCAANEELAIANESLDLQAQSTHLTQRLRDAGRGDETQVTRSQTQYKSLRAEMPRYEALRQAGLFRLSMLLARPLDQLPAGTAQCAELPHIAQLLPVGDGATLLKRRPDVRQAERQLAAATARIGVATGALYPDISIGATVGTVGILDDLGTPATNRWGFGPLISWTLPTNGARARIHEAEAATQGALAHFDGVVLNAIRETQTGLAQYTAQLQRRDALADAGASAKEAAEQTHRFFQAGRASFLADLQATRTYTDVRAQLAAANTQVAMSQIDLFLALGGGWESGRTQATQASKP, from the coding sequence ATGAAACGGCTTTTAGCAACCGCCGGGCTGGGGTTGTTGCTGTCGGCCTGCCAAGTGGTGGGGCCCGATTACAAACTGCCGGACAAGGCGGCCGTGAACCGCGGTGACCTTCAGGGCCAGTTGGCCGGGGAGGGCAGCAATGTGGTGTCGGCGCCGGTACCGGCGGACTGGTGGAAGCTCTACCAGGACCCGCGCCTGGATAAGCTGGTGGAGCAGGCCATGGCCTCCAACACCGACCTGCGGGTGGCTGCGGCCAACTTGCAGCGCTCGCGCTATCAGGTGCAGCAAGCCGAATCGGCCGGCGGCTGGAGTGCCGGCGCCAAGGCCGAAGCCCAGCGCCTGCAAGAATCGGGTGAGGCCTATTTGCTGACGGAAAAAGTCCCGGTGGCGAATATCGGCAGCGCCAGTATCAGCACCTCCTATCAATTCGATTTGTTCGGCACCTTGCAGCGCGGCATTGAAAGCTCCCAGGCCACTGCCGATGCGGCCCAGGCGGCGTCCGATATCGCCCGTATCACCCTGGTGGCGGACGTGGTGCGCTCCTACACCCAGGTGTGTGCGGCCAACGAAGAGCTGGCGATCGCCAACGAGTCCCTCGACCTGCAAGCCCAGAGCACGCACCTGACCCAGCGCCTGCGGGATGCCGGGCGCGGTGATGAAACCCAGGTCACCCGTTCGCAAACCCAATACAAATCCTTGCGCGCCGAAATGCCGCGCTATGAAGCACTGCGCCAGGCCGGGCTGTTCCGCCTGTCGATGTTGCTGGCCAGGCCGCTGGATCAACTGCCGGCCGGCACTGCCCAATGCGCCGAACTGCCGCACATCGCGCAACTGCTGCCGGTGGGCGATGGCGCCACGCTGCTCAAGCGTCGCCCTGACGTGCGCCAGGCCGAACGCCAACTGGCGGCGGCCACCGCGCGCATCGGTGTGGCCACCGGCGCGCTGTACCCGGACATCAGTATCGGCGCCACCGTGGGCACCGTCGGCATCCTGGATGACCTCGGCACGCCGGCCACCAACCGTTGGGGCTTTGGCCCGCTGATCAGCTGGACGCTGCCGACCAACGGCGCCCGCGCCCGCATCCACGAAGCCGAAGCCGCGACCCAGGGCGCCCTGGCGCACTTCGACGGGGTGGTGCTCAACGCTATCCGTGAAACCCAGACGGGCCTGGCGCAATACACCGCGCAACTGCAACGCCGCGATGCCCTGGCGGATGCCGGCGCGTCGGCCAAAGAGGCGGCGGAGCAGACGCACCGGTTCTTCCAGGCCGGCCGCGCGTCGTTCCTGGCCGACCTGCAAGCCACCCGCACCTACACCGACGTGCGGGCGCAACTGGCCGCGGCGAACACCCAGGTTGCCATGAGCCAGATCGATTTGTTCCTGGCCCTGGGCGGCGGCTGGGAAAGTGGACGAACGCAAGCCACACAAGCCAGCAAACCCTGA